The stretch of DNA CGACTGAAAGGCCGCCGCATTTTGTCCCGCCGCGCCCTGCTGGAGCGGTGGTGGGTACTGCCCGTGGCCGGAACCGTGGGCGCGTTCGGCTATATGGGCTGGTACGGTTCCCGCGTGCTGCTGGGCAAGCGAGAGGCGGGCGTACCCCAATTCGTGGCAGGCCCGCCGCAGCGGGTGGCAATCCTGGCCGAATTGGAGCAGGAGTGGGCCGAAGTGAACTTCACTTACGACAGGCGCCCCTGTACCGTGCTGCGCGTGCCACACAGTGTCGAGGGAGGGCTGAGTGTCGGCGGGCCATCTGACGAGCAACACTACGCCGCCTATTCGCGCATTTGCACCCACTTGGGCTGCACCGTGAATCTGGTGCGAGACCCGGAAGTGCTGGCCTTCGCCTTCAATTACCGCCCGCCACCTGAAGCGAAACACCCCCAACTCGGCTGCCGCTGCCATTACAGCGTGTTCGATCCTTTGCAGGCGGGAGAAGCCGTGTTTGGCAAAGCGAACGGCCCGCTCCCCCGCGTGCGCTTAGAAGTGCGCGGCAACGACCTGTACGCCACTGGAATAGAATCTGCGCCAAAATTGGGCGAATGAACGCTCTGACCATCACCAGCGGCGACGTGCAAACCGCCTCCGAAATCTTGATGGCCTCTGCCGCTGCCCTGGCTGAGCGCGGGCAACCGCTGTGGCCGCCGCAAAGACTGACCCCCGAACGGTTGGTCCGGCATTACCCCGATTCTGGCTGGCGCGTGGCATGGCAGGATGGTCAGGCGGTAGGAACCTACGTCCTGCTGGACAAAGATGAATTGTTCTGGCCTGACGACGCGCCCGGTACGGCCCTGTATTTGCACAAATTGGCCGTGCATCCCGCTGCGCAGGGGGGCGGATTGGCGCGGTTGCTGTTGGCCGAAGCCGTCGCAGAAACGCGCCGAGTGGGGGTGCCTTTCCTCCGCCTGGATACCGCTTCAGACCGCGCCAAGTTGCGGACGCTGTACGAGCAATTCGGATTTCAGAACGTGGGGGAGCGGCAAGTTGGCGCTTACCATGTGGTTCTGTACAGCCTGGGCGTGTGAAGGGAATCGGTACAACCGGGCTCCCCCTGAACCTGTCTGACCGACACCCTTTTGCCTGGCCCCCGCCGCGCTAAACTGCTGGGCGTCGTGCCTCCCGCACGGCC from Deinococcus sp. QL22 encodes:
- a CDS encoding ubiquinol-cytochrome c reductase iron-sulfur subunit produces the protein MSRLKGRRILSRRALLERWWVLPVAGTVGAFGYMGWYGSRVLLGKREAGVPQFVAGPPQRVAILAELEQEWAEVNFTYDRRPCTVLRVPHSVEGGLSVGGPSDEQHYAAYSRICTHLGCTVNLVRDPEVLAFAFNYRPPPEAKHPQLGCRCHYSVFDPLQAGEAVFGKANGPLPRVRLEVRGNDLYATGIESAPKLGE
- a CDS encoding GNAT family N-acetyltransferase; the encoded protein is MNALTITSGDVQTASEILMASAAALAERGQPLWPPQRLTPERLVRHYPDSGWRVAWQDGQAVGTYVLLDKDELFWPDDAPGTALYLHKLAVHPAAQGGGLARLLLAEAVAETRRVGVPFLRLDTASDRAKLRTLYEQFGFQNVGERQVGAYHVVLYSLGV